The bacterium genome includes a region encoding these proteins:
- a CDS encoding HAD-IA family hydrolase produces MLFDLDGTLLDSADLIVTSFVETCRTLLGRTLDREETLRSWSWPVRAKFHALAPDRADELTQEYLRRYLAMHDERVRLFPGVPDVLDALSARGYLLGIVTSKRRATAGAAVRAFGLDRWCRAVVVDEDVRRHKPDPEPVALGARLLGVAAADALMVGDSVEDMAAGRGAGAGTAAALWGAQHLDAVLAERPDHRLERPEALLAVCR; encoded by the coding sequence GTGCTCTTCGACCTGGACGGCACGCTCCTCGACAGCGCCGACCTGATCGTGACGTCCTTCGTCGAGACCTGCCGGACGCTGCTCGGCCGGACGCTCGACCGCGAGGAGACGCTGCGCAGCTGGAGCTGGCCGGTTCGCGCCAAGTTCCACGCGCTCGCGCCCGACCGCGCCGACGAGCTGACGCAGGAGTATCTCCGCCGCTACCTCGCGATGCACGACGAACGCGTGCGGCTGTTCCCGGGCGTGCCGGACGTGCTCGACGCGCTGAGCGCGCGCGGCTATCTCCTCGGCATCGTCACGTCGAAGCGGCGCGCCACGGCCGGCGCCGCGGTGCGCGCGTTCGGCCTGGACCGGTGGTGCCGCGCGGTCGTCGTGGACGAGGACGTGCGCCGCCACAAGCCGGATCCGGAACCCGTGGCGCTCGGCGCCCGCCTGCTCGGTGTCGCCGCCGCGGACGCGCTCATGGTCGGGGACAGCGTCGAGGACATGGCCGCCGGCCGCGGGGCCGGCGCCGGTACCGCGGCCGCGCTGTGGGGCGCCCAACACTTGGACGCGGTGCTGGCCGAGCGGCCGGACCACCGGCTCGAGCGTCCGGAAGCGCTGCTGGCGGTCTGCCGTTAA
- a CDS encoding iron-containing alcohol dehydrogenase gives MSARSMQPIVPRPFRGPSRVWYGDGASERIGECVAELGIAPGTALLVTDAVVDRLGLARAVADGLTAAGFALERFADIPGEPSAEVADRAAALARRVSPVLVCAVGGGSVMDVAKLAAALVRNPGGVLEYTHEIGRRFAAPSVPTILVPTTAGTGAEASQNAVITHDSRKAFANSHPHLLAAGVLLDPLLTHSLPKTVTAHTGLDALSHCVEGMLSSGATPLTDITGSRGIGLIFEALPRAYADGGDTQARAQMTLAAYLGGLTLNAGMILGHSIAYTIANRLHLPHGFSCALALPYAMAYSRDAAADRLRRIGAAAGGHDTAAGGGADAADGGAVRRVQSLGLDVGMPEALRTLGLERERLPELVDECLARYPRPNNPRPLAGEPLLSLYTAMWEGRPADAWRG, from the coding sequence GTGTCCGCCCGGTCGATGCAGCCCATCGTTCCCCGTCCCTTCCGCGGTCCGAGCCGAGTCTGGTACGGCGACGGCGCTTCGGAACGCATCGGCGAGTGCGTGGCGGAGCTCGGCATCGCGCCCGGCACGGCACTCCTGGTCACGGACGCCGTGGTCGACCGGCTCGGGCTGGCGCGGGCGGTCGCCGACGGCCTGACCGCCGCCGGCTTTGCGCTCGAGCGCTTCGCCGACATCCCCGGCGAGCCGAGCGCCGAGGTCGCCGATCGGGCCGCGGCGCTGGCCCGCCGGGTCTCTCCCGTCCTCGTCTGTGCCGTCGGCGGCGGCAGCGTGATGGACGTCGCCAAACTGGCCGCGGCGCTCGTGCGAAATCCCGGCGGGGTGCTCGAGTATACGCACGAGATCGGCCGGCGATTCGCCGCGCCGTCGGTGCCGACGATCCTCGTGCCGACGACCGCGGGCACCGGGGCCGAGGCCAGCCAGAACGCGGTGATCACCCACGACAGCCGCAAGGCATTCGCGAACAGCCATCCGCATCTGTTGGCCGCCGGCGTGCTGCTCGATCCGCTCCTCACGCACTCGCTGCCGAAGACGGTCACGGCGCACACCGGCCTCGACGCGCTCAGCCACTGCGTCGAAGGCATGCTGTCGTCCGGCGCGACGCCGCTCACCGACATCACCGGGTCGCGGGGCATCGGGCTGATCTTCGAGGCGCTGCCGCGCGCCTACGCCGACGGCGGCGACACGCAGGCGCGGGCGCAGATGACGCTCGCGGCCTACCTCGGCGGGCTCACGCTCAACGCCGGCATGATTCTCGGGCACTCGATCGCCTACACAATCGCCAACCGGCTGCATCTCCCGCACGGCTTTTCGTGCGCGCTCGCCCTGCCGTACGCGATGGCGTACAGCCGCGATGCCGCGGCGGATCGCCTGCGGCGGATCGGGGCGGCCGCGGGCGGCCATGACACGGCGGCCGGTGGCGGAGCGGACGCCGCGGACGGCGGCGCGGTGCGCCGCGTGCAGTCGCTCGGGCTCGACGTCGGGATGCCCGAAGCGCTGCGCACCCTCGGCCTCGAGCGGGAGCGTCTTCCCGAGCTCGTGGACGAGTGCCTGGCCCGCTACCCGCGTCCGAACAATCCGCGTCCGCTGGCCGGCGAGCCGCTGCTCTCACTCTACACCGCGATGTGGGAAGGCCGCCCGGCGGACGCCTGGCGCGGATGA
- a CDS encoding S-methyl-5'-thioadenosine phosphorylase, which produces MAQAEIGIFGGSGFYSLLDDARELKIETPYGEPADVVTVGELAGRSVAFLPRHGRTHRLPPHRINYRANVWAMKSLGVQWLIGPCAAGSLQAAVRPGDFVVCDQFVDRTWGRPDTFYDGPVTTHVSAADPYCPTLRRLAVEAAHAVGIPVRDRGTVVVIQGPRFSTRSESRWFRDQGWEVINMTNYPECILARELELCYVNISLITDYDVGVEGDASVDPVSHEAVLRVFQENNERLRHLLVALIGRVPRARDCSCARALSTARIE; this is translated from the coding sequence GTGGCGCAGGCCGAGATTGGGATTTTCGGGGGGTCCGGCTTCTATTCGCTCCTCGACGACGCGCGGGAACTGAAGATCGAAACGCCGTACGGCGAGCCGGCCGACGTGGTGACGGTCGGAGAGCTGGCCGGCCGTTCCGTGGCTTTCCTGCCGCGCCACGGCCGCACGCACCGCCTTCCGCCGCACCGCATCAATTACCGCGCGAACGTCTGGGCGATGAAGTCGCTGGGGGTCCAGTGGCTGATCGGGCCCTGCGCGGCCGGGAGTCTTCAGGCAGCCGTGCGTCCCGGCGACTTCGTGGTATGCGATCAATTCGTCGACCGGACGTGGGGCCGGCCGGACACGTTTTACGACGGACCGGTCACGACGCACGTGTCGGCGGCGGATCCCTACTGCCCGACGCTGCGGCGGCTCGCGGTTGAGGCCGCGCACGCGGTCGGGATCCCGGTCCGGGATCGGGGGACGGTGGTGGTGATCCAGGGGCCGAGGTTCAGCACGCGCTCGGAGAGCCGGTGGTTCCGGGACCAGGGCTGGGAAGTCATCAACATGACCAATTACCCCGAGTGCATCCTTGCCCGAGAGCTCGAGCTCTGCTACGTGAACATCTCGCTGATCACGGACTACGACGTCGGCGTCGAAGGCGACGCGTCGGTCGATCCGGTGAGTCACGAGGCGGTGCTGCGGGTGTTTCAGGAAAACAACGAGCGGCTGCGCCACCTGCTGGTCGCCTTGATCGGGCGCGTGCCGCGGGCCCGGGACTGCTCCTGCGCGCGCGCGCTCTCAACCGCGCGCATCGAGTAG
- a CDS encoding STAS domain-containing protein, translated as MELEVAVRTNGNVTVVDVSGEVDLYTAPRLEEALAKASGRTPPLIVVNLGKTTYLDSTALRVLTAVFKRVRERQGEMAIAEVQPKIAKLFTLTGLDQVLPLCPTEREALDKVHHPPAGT; from the coding sequence ATGGAGCTTGAAGTGGCAGTGCGCACCAACGGCAACGTGACCGTCGTCGACGTGTCGGGCGAGGTGGATCTCTACACCGCGCCGCGCCTCGAGGAGGCCCTCGCCAAGGCGTCGGGGCGCACGCCGCCGTTGATCGTCGTCAACCTCGGCAAGACCACGTACCTCGACAGCACCGCGCTGCGCGTGCTGACGGCCGTCTTCAAGCGCGTGCGCGAGCGGCAGGGGGAGATGGCGATCGCCGAGGTGCAGCCGAAGATCGCCAAACTCTTCACCCTGACGGGACTCGATCAGGTGCTGCCGCTCTGCCCGACCGAGCGCGAGGCGCTCGACAAGGTCCATCACCCGCCGGCCGGCACGTAG